AGACCACGGAACTGCCGGCGCTCCAGGTTGCGCCAGCCGACCGCAACCTGGCCGGAGCAGAAGTCGAACTCGTCAACCTCGAAGAACGCGAATTCGTCCTGCGCCGGGTACTTGAAAATCATCGGCAGCAATACGACTACATCATCATTGACTGCCCGCCCAGCCTGGGACTGTTGACCATCAACGCCCTCAGTGCTGCTGACTCTGTCCTGGTGCCAATCCAGTGCGAATACTTTGCCCTGGAGGGTGTATCGGAGCTGCTCGACACCCTGGCGCGCATCCGGCGCAGCTTCAACCCAACCCTGGCCATCGAGGGTTTTCTGCTCACCATGTTCGATGAGCGGACGAATCTTTCCAACCAGGTCATGGCCGATTTGCGGGACTTTTACGGCAAACAGGTCTTCGATACGGTCATCACCCGCAACATCCGTCTTGCCGAAGCGCCAAGCCACGGGAAGCCCATCATCCTCTACGACATCAAGTCGCGGGGGGCAAATGCCTACCTACAACTCGCCAAGGAGGTCATCTCGCATGACAACCAGAAGGGCGCTTGGACGCGGACTGAGCGCGCTGCTTCCTGAACGTACGCCACCCGCCAGCGAAACCCTGCTCGAACTCGACATCGAGCGTATCCTGCCCAACCTGGAGCAACCGCGCGTCACGTTCCACGAAGGAAAGCTTGAGGAACTGGCACAGTCCATCCGGGAACACGGTCTGCTTCAGCCCATCGTCGTACGGCCACAGGGCGACAACTTCCAGATCATTGCCGGTGAACGCCGGTGGCGGGCCGCCCAACGGGCAGGACTGCACCGCATTCCGGCGGTGGTGCGGGAAGTCCCCGACGGGCAACTGCTTGAACTGGCGCTGGTCGAAAACATTCAACGTGAAGACCTGACGCCCATCGAGGAAGCCCAGGCCTACCGCCGCCTGATGGACGAGTTGGGACTGACCCAGGAACAGGTGGCCGCCCGGTTGGGCAAGGACCGGGCCACCATCGCCAATGCCATCCGGCTGCTCCGGCTTCCGCCTGACATTCAAAAACTGGTTGAAGACCGCCTGCTCAGTCCCGGTCATGCTCGTGCCTTGCTCGCTCTGGAAAATGAGGCGCTCCAGCGGCGTGTCGCCGAAGGCGTCATCGAGCGGGGGTTGTCTGTCCGCGAAACCGAGCGTTTCGTCAAACGTGTCCTGCGTGGCGAGCCGGTTCTCGTGGGCAACGTCCATCCGACGGATCCGAATGTCAAGTTTGCCGAGTCCAAGCTCTCCAAACTGCTCGGCACAAAAGTTCGCATTGTCGGACGGGGACGCGGCGGCTGCATCGAAATCGAATACTACAGTGCAGAAGACCTCGACCGGCTCTACAACCGGCTGCTACGGCTGACTGACAGCCAGTGAACCGACCGTCTGTGAGCGGCAGGCTGTTTCACGTGAAACACCGGCTGCAATGCGTCGCCCACTTCACCACGGCATTCCCCTGTGGTTACAATCCGCGGCTTCGATGTAACCCGACACTTGGACGCATGTCCTCTGGGAGGCTCCTGGCCCATGGCCTCTGCACCTGAAGCAACAGCGACACTGGTCGTCACCCCTGAACTTCTGGCTGTTCACCGTCTGACATCCGAGGAGTATGCCCGGCTGTGCCAACTTCTGGGACGCACACCAACCCTGGTTGAACTGGGCATATTCTCGGTTATGTGGTCTGAACACTGCTCGTACAAGTCTTCACGGACGTACCTGAAGACGCTTCCGACGACAGGGCCGCGGGTGGTACAGGGACCCGGCGAAAATGCCGGTATCCTTGATATTGGCGAAGGCTGGTGTATCGCCTTCAAGATTGAGTCACACAACCACCCTTCATTCATTGAGCCCTTTCAGGGGGCTGCCACCGGCGTCGGCGGTATTCTGCGCGATGTCTTTACCATGGGGGCGCGTCCCGTTGCCCTGCTCAACTCCCTGCGCTTTGGTCCACTTGATGCACCCCGGCACGGCCCGCGCAACCGGGCGCTTCTGGACGGGGTCGTACGTGGAATTGCCCACTACGGCAATGCTTTTGGCTGCCCAACCATCGGTGGCGAGGTCTATTTCGAGGACTGTTACAGCCTGAATCCGCTCGTCAATGCCTTTGCCTTGGGGCTTGTTCGTCATGACCAGATTTTTTTGGGCAAGGCGGCTGGGATTGGCAACCCCGTCATGTACGTCGGCGCGAAGACCGGACGTGATGGCATTCACGGCGCGACCATGGCCTCGGCCGAGTTTGACGACAACGCCCTTGCCAAACGCCCAACCGTCCAGGTTGGCGATCCGTTCTGCGAAAAACTGTTGCTCGAAGCCTGTCTCGAAGCCATGCGGGCTGGTTGCATTGTCGGCATTCAGGATATGGGCGCGGCCGGGCTGACCTCTTCCAGTTGCGAAATGGGTGCCCGTGCCGGAACCGGTATTGACCTGGAGCTGTCCCACGTCCCGCAGCGCGAAACCGGCATGACACCTTATGAAATCATGCTCTCGGAGTCGCAGGAACGCATGCTGCTGGTGGCCGACAGCGGGCGGGAGCGGGAAGTACAGGAGATATTTGCCAAGTGGGGGCTTTCAGCCGTCGTCGTCGGGCGCGTCACCGATACCCAACGGTTGCGGGTCTATCACCACGGCCGGATCGTTGCTGACATTCCAAACCGGTTTCTCACCGATGACGCACCGCGTTACGAACGCCCGGCAGCCCCTCCGGCCGGGTGGATTGCGGATGCCGCCGCCCGTCAGTCCGCCCGGGAAGCCGAGCTGGCCCGGATATTTCCCGTGGCCGAACGGCGGCTCTCTGCCGCACAAATCCAGACTGACCTGCGACAGTTGCTCGGCTCGCCCAACCTCGCTTCACGACAGTGGATTTACCGGCAGTACGATCACATGGTGCGCACAAACACCATCGTCCTGCCCGGAGCCGATGCCGCCGTCATCCGCATCAAGGAAACCCGCAAGGCAGTGGCCATGACGCTCGACGGCAACGGACGCTACGTAGCCATTGACCCCCGCCGTGGAGCCGCTCTGGCCGTTGCCGAAGCCTGCCGCAACCTGGTGGCCGTCGGCGCTGAACCCATCGGATTGACCAACTGCCTCAACTTTGCCTCTCCAGAGCGCCCGGAAGTGATGTGGCAACTCCGGGAAGCCATTGCCGGTATGGGAGAGGCGGCAGCGTTCTTCGCCACGCCCATCGTCAGCGGCAACGTCAGTCTCTACAACGAAACAGAAGGGCACGGCGTCTTCCCGACCCCAGTCATTGGTGCAGTTGGTCTCATCGAGGATGTGCGGCTGGTCATCCCCCCCCGCACGCTGGACGAAGGGGCCGCCGTGTACGTGTTGGGCGCAACCGGCGAAGACTTGGGCGGCACAGAGTATCTCCGACAACGTTTCGGCGTGATCACCGGTCCGTTGCCGGTGCTGAATCTGGACGCGGAACGCCGACTCCAGCACTGCGTCCTGGAGGGCGCACAGCAACGCCTGTGGGCAGCCGCACACGACTGTTCAGACGGCGGGCTGTTGGTGGCGCTTGCTGAACTGTGTTTTTCTAGCCACGGTAAAGCCCTGTCTGGTATGGATTTATGCCTTTCAGCCGAAGCCCCTGGACTTTCCCGGGCCGGACTTCTGTTCGGCGAAACACCCGGACGGATGCTGGTTGTGGTTGCGGCATCCCACCGCGCTGAAGCGGAAGCGCTCTGTCAGAAGCATCAGGTTCCATGCCATCCGCTGGGCATCGTTCGCGGCAACCGGTTTACGGTTACGCTGGATGGTGAACTGGCGCTCGATGAACCCGTCGCAGAACTGGAGCACCTCTGGCGGACGGCACTGTGCCTGTAGCCCCTGCCTTGTCCCAACAGGCAGCGATTGCAGGGCGCTTTCAGAACGTCAGCCGGTGCTCTTGAGGCCGCTCGAAATGGCGTTGATGGTCAACAGCAAGTCCACCAGCAGACTTTCGCTTTGCGTGTCATCCGATGCCGCGCGGGCCGCGCGCCATGTCTTGAGAAGTTCAATCTGCCGCTGGTGCAGCGCCGCCAGCCCGGCCCGCCGGAGTTGCATGGTGAGTGCCGTCCGCTGGCGACGTTCGGTAAGCGGTACGCCAAAAACCTGCTCGACGCCGCGGCGCGTCCGCTCGAACTCAGCCAGAATGGTTGAAAGCACGGTCGTTCGGGCGATGGTATCAGGCACCAGCTCCGCATAGGCCTGCATCCAGGCCGCATCGGCCAGAAGAAGCTGACTGCCGGCATTCATCAGAAGCAACCGGGTTGGATACCACCGCATGGCGTCCTGGCGCAGTTGGGTCAGCCACGCCGGATGGTGCGTGGCCAGCATGTCCAGCGCCGTGCCAAGTCCGTACCAGCCGGAGAGAAAAAACCGTGCCTGGCTCCAACTGAAAACCCAGGGAATGGCGCGCAGGTCAGCTAGGGTACGCTTTCCGGTACGGCGTGACGGGCGCGATCCGATTCGGCTGGCCTCAATGGCGTCTATCGGCGTGGCGTGGGCAAAAAATTCCAGAAAGCCGGGTAGTTCCAGCAACGCCCGGTAGGCGCGGTGACTTTCGTCGGCGAGGAAGTCAAGCACCGGTTCAAGGGGGTGGGGCGTTTTCGCAGTGGATTGCGCCAACAGGTAGGTTTCAAGCATCCCAGATGTGAGCAGTTCGAGTTCATAAGTGGCCGTGATGAGGTTGGCATACTTTTGTGAAATCGTTTCGCCCTGCTCCGTCAGCCGCAGGCGTCCTGACACTGACTCCGGCGGCAGAGCGTTGAGAAAGCGATGGGTGGGGCCGGCGCCCCGGCTCGGCGTGCCACCACGACCGTGAAAGAAGCGCAGCAGTACGCCACGCGCCTGTGCCACAGCCGACAATACCTGCTGGGCCCGGTAAAGCCCCCACAGACTGGCAACAGCGCCGGCGTCCTTGTTGCTGTCGCTGTAACCAATCATGACCTGCTGCACAGGCGGCTGTCCGGGGCGCTGCATCCAGGCCAGACTGCGGCGCGTCATCGGATGGTCCAGAAAAGCTGACAGAATGTCCGGGCTGTGCCGCAAATCATCGAGGGTTTCAAAAAGCGGAACAACCGGCAGCGGGCATACCAGTCCGTCGGACGTGGAGATGGTGAGCCCGGCTTCACGTGCCAGCCCGTACACAGCCAGGAGATCGGAAGTCGCGCGGGTCATGCTCACAATCAGCGCGCCCAGCCCTGACCAACCGTATTGCTGGCCGTACTCAGCCGCCACCTGCAGGGCGCCAACCACACGCCCAGCGGCATCACCAGGCGGTGCGCCAAGTACGGCCAACGGTCGCGTCTGGGCCAGTTCCGTTTCCCAAAACGCGCAGCGGCGGGCTTCATCCCACTGGTCATATTCGGCTTCTACGCCAGCGGCCCGGAGCCATTCGACAACCGCCTGTTCATGCACGGCGCTGTTTTGCCGGATGTCAAGTACCGCCAAGTGAAATCCAAACGTTTCCACCAGACGGAGCAGCGGCCAGACTTCTGATTCACACAACCGTTTTGCGCCAACCGCAAGCAACGTCTCGCCCAGCAGGCGCAGATCGGCAGCCAGCTCCGATGCCGCAGTGTAGGGCTGGCGCGCTGTCGGCCAGCCCAGTTCTGCGCCTGGCAGGCGGGCCAGCATGACGTTGACCGCCTGCCGCCACGACTCGTAAGGGTTTCGCTCCAGCGCCGACTGGAGAACCGGGTCATGCGCTTCCCGTGCCGTGGACAGGTACGCCATCAGCGCCGCCGGCGGCGACTGGCGACGATCCGAAAGGCTCATCCGCGCTGCCAGTTCGGTCAGCCGGGAACGGAACAACCGCAGTGCAGCCTGGCGGAGCGTGTGCAGAGACTCACGGGTCGTTTCCGGGGTGACGAGCGGGTGGCCATCACGATCCCCTCCAACCCATGTGCCAAAGGTGATATGCGGCAGGTGTGCCGGGTCTGTCGGGCGCATCGCAGCCTCCATCCCCAGTTCATCCCAGGCATCGAGCAAGTGCCGGTCCATCCAGCCAATGGCTTCTGGCAGGGTGGTTGTCAGGTAATGGAGAACGTTGCGGAGTTCGTCGGCGACCGTCGGTTTTTCGAGATAAATTTCACCGGTCCGCCACAGACGCTCCAGTTCGCGTTTGATCTCGTCCCGGATGGCGCGGCGTTCATTGGGCGTCCACACCGAGTTTTCGAGCTTGACCAGAAGCAGGTAAAGCCGCCGGTGGTGCTCCAGTACGGTCGCCCGCTTGGCCTCAGTGGGATGGGCGGTCAAAACCGGTTCGACATGAAGCTGCGCGAGCGCCGTCAGGATGTCTGCCGCAGACCGTCCCCGGCGACGTAGCTTGTGCAGCACCGCGCCCCACAGCCCCGGTTCGGCAGCACAGCCGGCGCTGGCTTCAAGCGCCCGCCGGTTTTGCGCGGCGGCATTTTCTTCGGCCATGTTGAGCAGTTGGAAAACCACCGAGCAGGCCTGGACAAAACGCTCATGGGAGGTATCTGGCAGGGGCGCCGTTTCCTCTATCGGAAGGGACTGCGCCAGCTCTGGAGCACCTGTCTCCGACAAAACCTCCTGAAAACACGCCACGAGAAACCGATAGTCGCGCTCAGCACGGGCCAGATCGGCCAGCGCCGATGAAGCTGTAGGCACAGTCATGACCTTTTATGCCTCCCTTTCCCTGCCGAAGTGGCGCCGGTCGCGCCCAGGCCCGCATGAGCTGGCGAAAGGAAATCTCCCGGCAAGAGAAGTTTCCAACCTGAGCGTTACAACGATTCGGCCACTTCCGGGATGACTGTGTGCAGCACATCCACCAGTTCGTCTATCTGCGCCGTTGAAATCGCCAGCGGCGGCATCAGAACGAC
This window of the Chloracidobacterium sp. N genome carries:
- a CDS encoding ParA family protein, producing the protein MGKIIAVANQKGGVGKTTTAINLAASLAVNDQRTLLVDADPQANASSGVGIRRGTLRRTLYHALILDEPLHNIIQTTELPALQVAPADRNLAGAEVELVNLEEREFVLRRVLENHRQQYDYIIIDCPPSLGLLTINALSAADSVLVPIQCEYFALEGVSELLDTLARIRRSFNPTLAIEGFLLTMFDERTNLSNQVMADLRDFYGKQVFDTVITRNIRLAEAPSHGKPIILYDIKSRGANAYLQLAKEVISHDNQKGAWTRTERAAS
- a CDS encoding phosphoenolpyruvate carboxylase, giving the protein MTVPTASSALADLARAERDYRFLVACFQEVLSETGAPELAQSLPIEETAPLPDTSHERFVQACSVVFQLLNMAEENAAAQNRRALEASAGCAAEPGLWGAVLHKLRRRGRSAADILTALAQLHVEPVLTAHPTEAKRATVLEHHRRLYLLLVKLENSVWTPNERRAIRDEIKRELERLWRTGEIYLEKPTVADELRNVLHYLTTTLPEAIGWMDRHLLDAWDELGMEAAMRPTDPAHLPHITFGTWVGGDRDGHPLVTPETTRESLHTLRQAALRLFRSRLTELAARMSLSDRRQSPPAALMAYLSTAREAHDPVLQSALERNPYESWRQAVNVMLARLPGAELGWPTARQPYTAASELAADLRLLGETLLAVGAKRLCESEVWPLLRLVETFGFHLAVLDIRQNSAVHEQAVVEWLRAAGVEAEYDQWDEARRCAFWETELAQTRPLAVLGAPPGDAAGRVVGALQVAAEYGQQYGWSGLGALIVSMTRATSDLLAVYGLAREAGLTISTSDGLVCPLPVVPLFETLDDLRHSPDILSAFLDHPMTRRSLAWMQRPGQPPVQQVMIGYSDSNKDAGAVASLWGLYRAQQVLSAVAQARGVLLRFFHGRGGTPSRGAGPTHRFLNALPPESVSGRLRLTEQGETISQKYANLITATYELELLTSGMLETYLLAQSTAKTPHPLEPVLDFLADESHRAYRALLELPGFLEFFAHATPIDAIEASRIGSRPSRRTGKRTLADLRAIPWVFSWSQARFFLSGWYGLGTALDMLATHHPAWLTQLRQDAMRWYPTRLLLMNAGSQLLLADAAWMQAYAELVPDTIARTTVLSTILAEFERTRRGVEQVFGVPLTERRQRTALTMQLRRAGLAALHQRQIELLKTWRAARAASDDTQSESLLVDLLLTINAISSGLKSTG
- the purL gene encoding phosphoribosylformylglycinamidine synthase subunit PurL codes for the protein MASAPEATATLVVTPELLAVHRLTSEEYARLCQLLGRTPTLVELGIFSVMWSEHCSYKSSRTYLKTLPTTGPRVVQGPGENAGILDIGEGWCIAFKIESHNHPSFIEPFQGAATGVGGILRDVFTMGARPVALLNSLRFGPLDAPRHGPRNRALLDGVVRGIAHYGNAFGCPTIGGEVYFEDCYSLNPLVNAFALGLVRHDQIFLGKAAGIGNPVMYVGAKTGRDGIHGATMASAEFDDNALAKRPTVQVGDPFCEKLLLEACLEAMRAGCIVGIQDMGAAGLTSSSCEMGARAGTGIDLELSHVPQRETGMTPYEIMLSESQERMLLVADSGREREVQEIFAKWGLSAVVVGRVTDTQRLRVYHHGRIVADIPNRFLTDDAPRYERPAAPPAGWIADAAARQSAREAELARIFPVAERRLSAAQIQTDLRQLLGSPNLASRQWIYRQYDHMVRTNTIVLPGADAAVIRIKETRKAVAMTLDGNGRYVAIDPRRGAALAVAEACRNLVAVGAEPIGLTNCLNFASPERPEVMWQLREAIAGMGEAAAFFATPIVSGNVSLYNETEGHGVFPTPVIGAVGLIEDVRLVIPPRTLDEGAAVYVLGATGEDLGGTEYLRQRFGVITGPLPVLNLDAERRLQHCVLEGAQQRLWAAAHDCSDGGLLVALAELCFSSHGKALSGMDLCLSAEAPGLSRAGLLFGETPGRMLVVVAASHRAEAEALCQKHQVPCHPLGIVRGNRFTVTLDGELALDEPVAELEHLWRTALCL
- a CDS encoding ParB/RepB/Spo0J family partition protein; translated protein: MTTRRALGRGLSALLPERTPPASETLLELDIERILPNLEQPRVTFHEGKLEELAQSIREHGLLQPIVVRPQGDNFQIIAGERRWRAAQRAGLHRIPAVVREVPDGQLLELALVENIQREDLTPIEEAQAYRRLMDELGLTQEQVAARLGKDRATIANAIRLLRLPPDIQKLVEDRLLSPGHARALLALENEALQRRVAEGVIERGLSVRETERFVKRVLRGEPVLVGNVHPTDPNVKFAESKLSKLLGTKVRIVGRGRGGCIEIEYYSAEDLDRLYNRLLRLTDSQ